A region from the Etheostoma spectabile isolate EspeVRDwgs_2016 chromosome 9, UIUC_Espe_1.0, whole genome shotgun sequence genome encodes:
- the LOC116695514 gene encoding dipeptidyl peptidase 9 isoform X2 produces the protein MHRVKRLKIEDKTEDSQESIRQALAGMTGVDELTDSTEVVEMEDVNPTQFQVEKHTWDGLRKIIHNSRKNTGMVINKAPHDFQFIHKDETSPHSHRIYYLGMPYASRENALLYSDIPKKVRKDALLVLSWKKMLDRFQASPHHGGISREEELLRERKRLGVSGITSYDYHRPSGLILFQANSSLYYCRDGGNNSFITSPMDPVEIKSQGSGTRMDPKICPGDPNFIGFVNNNDIWVTSIETGEERRLTFCHKGIDNPKEDPKSAGIATFVTQEEFDRFTGYWWSPAAREESDGGKTLQILYEEVDESEVEIIHVPSPALEERKTDIYRYPRAGSKNPDITLKIAEIRTDNLGKIVSTQEKELPVPFTSLFPGAEYITRAGWTKDGRYAWAVMMERRQQHLQLVLLPPAFFIPANQDEASRQKSLEALGDNVQPFIIYEETSDIWINVHDIFHPFIQTRDDEISFIAVNESKTCFCHLYKITTVLQQGSYNWAKGYTHSEDDFKCPVKEEVTITSGEWEVLANHGSKRSSSPQIWVDEAAKLVYFQGTKDSPLEHHLYVVSYDSPGEIVRLTKPGFSHSCSMSQTFDMFVSHYSSLTTAPCVHIYKLQGSDDDPLHKEPQFWASMMESSGSPFDCTPPEIFSFTGKSGFELYGMLYKPEKLVPGKKHPTVVFVYGGPQVQLVNNSYKGVKYLRLSTLAALGYAVLVIDGRGSCQRGLKFEGAVKDKMGQVEIEDQVEGLHYVADKYKFVDLSRVAIHGWSYGGFLSLMGLIHKPDSFKVAIAGAPVTLWMAYDTGYTERYLDTPEKNQKGYEACSVALHVDKLPTEPNRLLILHGFLDENVHFFHTNFLVSQLIRAGKPYNLQVYPNERHSIRCPESGEHYEITLLHFLQQNL, from the exons ATGCACAGAGTAAAGAGGCTAAAAATTGAAGACAAAACAGAAGACAGCCAGGAAAG CATCAGACAGGCACTGGCAGGCATGACGGGGGTGGACGAGCTCACGGACAGCACGGAGGTGGTGGAGATGGAAGATGTGAATCCCACCCAGTTTCAGGTGGAGAAGCATACATGGGATGGCCTGCGGAAGATCATCCACAACAGCCGCAAGAACACAGGCATGGTTATCAACAAGGCGCCACATGACTTCCAGTTCATCCACAAGGATGAGACCAGTCCGCATTCCCATCGCATCTATTATCTTG GAATGCCTTACGCCAGTAGGGAAAATGCTCTACTCTACTCAGACATTCCCAAGAAGGTTCGCAAAGACGCtcttttggttttgtcatggaAAAAGATGCTTGATCGCTTTCAG GCCAGCCCTCACCACGGGGGCATCTCGCGAGAGGAAGAGCTGCTGCGGGAGAGGAAACGTTTGGGGGTGTCTGGCATCACCTCCTATGATTACCACCGACCCAGTGGCCTCATCTTGTTCCAGGCCAACAGCAGTCTGTACTACTGCCGTGACGGTGGAAACAACAGCTTCATT actTCTCCCATGGATCCTGTCGAGATTAAGAGCCAGGGTTCAGGCACACGCATGGACCCCAAAATCTGCCCCGGGGACCCCAACTTCATAGGCTTCGTCAACAACAACGACATTTGGGTGACGAGCATTGAGACGGGGGAAGAGAGGAGGCTCACCTTCTGCCATAAAG GCATTGACAACCCAAAAGAGGATCCCAAATCTGCCGGAATAGCCACTTTTGTCACGCAGGAAGAGTTTGACCGTTTCACTGGATACTGGTGGTCACCAGCTGCTCGTGAAG AATCAGATGGTGGTAAGACTCTGCAGATTCTGTATGAGGAGGTGGACGAGTCTGAGGTTGAGATCATTCATGTTCCATCTCCGGCCTTGGAGGAGCGCAAGACCGACATCTACAGATACCCACGCGCAg GCAGCAAGAATCCTGATATTACTCTCAAAATAGCAGAAATCAGGACCGACAATCTCGGCAAA ATTGTCAGCACACAGGAAAAGGAGTTGCCTGTTCCCTTCACTAGCCTGTTCCCTGGGGCCGAATACATTACCAGAGCCGGATGGACAAAAGACGGACGATA tGCTTGGGCAGTCATGATGGAGCGACGGCAGCAGCATCTCCAGTTGGTCCTACTGCCTCCAGCGTTCTTCATCCCTGCAAATCAGGACGAGGCCAGCAGGCAGAAGAGCCTGGAGGCCCTTGGAGACAATGTACAGCCCTTCATCATCTACGAAGAGACCAGCGACATCTGGATCAAT GTGCACGACATCTTCCACCCGTTCATCCAAACCAGGGATGATGAGATCAGCTTCATAGCAGTAAATGaatcaaaaacatgtttctgcCACCTGTATAAAATCACCACAGTGTTACAGCAGGGCAGCTACAACTGGGCCAAAGGCTACACACACTCTGAAG ATGATTTCAAATGTCCAGTCAAAGAGGAGGTGACCATAACAAGTGGGGAGTGGGAGGTGCTGGCCAATCACGGATCAAAG CGTTCGTCCAGTCCTCAGATTTGGGTGGACGAGGCAGCAAAGTTGGTTTACTTCCAGGGAACTAAAGACTCTCCTCTGGAGCACCACCTTTATGTTGTGAGCTACGACTCGCCAGGTGAAATCGTCCGACTCACCAAACCCGGCTTCTCCCACAGCTGCTCAATGAGTCAG ACCTTTGACATGTTTGTCAGCCATTACAGCAGCTTGACCACAGCACCCTGTGTGCATATCTACAAGCTACAGGGCTCAGACGATGACCCGCTGCACAAAGAGCCTCAGTTCTGGGCGAGCATGATGGAGTCCTCTG gTTCCCCTTTTGACTGCACTCCTCCAGAGATCTTTAGCTTCACTGGGAAGTCGGGCTTTGAGCTGTACGGCATGTTGTACAAACCAGAAAAATTGGTCCCTGGCAAGAAGCATCCCACCGTTGTCTTTGTCTACGGCGGTCCGCAG gTCCAGTTAGTGaataactcatataaaggaGTAAAGTACCTGCGGCTGAGCACGCTGGCGGCTCTGGGCTACGCTGTGCTGGTCATCGATGGACGAGGCTCCTGTCAGCGGGGACTGAAGTTTGAAGGAGCTGTGAAAGACAAAATG GGTCAGGTGGAGATTGAAGACCAGGTGGAGGGTTTGCACTACGTTGCAGACAAGTACAAGTTTGTGGACCTGAGTCGTGTTGCCATCCATGGCTGGTCGTACGGAGGCTTCCTCTCCCTTATGGGCCTCATCCACAAGCCTGATAGCTTCAAG GTTGCCATTGCAGGAGCTCCGGTGACGTTGTGGATGGCCTACGATACCGGCTACACTGAGCGATATTTGGACACGCCTGAGAAAAACCAGAAGGGATATGAGGCTTGTTCAGTCGCCCTGCATGTTGACAAACTCCCCACCGA GCCCAACAGATTGCTGATCCTGCATGGATTTCTAGATGAGAATGTGCACTTTTTCCACACCAACTTTTTGGTATCTCAACTCATCCGGGCAGGGAAGCCATACAACCTGCAG GTTTATCCCAACGAGCGGCACAGCATCCGATGTCCAGAGTCTGGAGAACATTATGAGATTACGCTGCTGCACTTCCTCCAACAAAACCTCTGA
- the LOC116695514 gene encoding dipeptidyl peptidase 9 isoform X1 codes for MKQDRDNCPEWGRHFRCQVWYGVVERLMHRVKRLKIEDKTEDSQESIRQALAGMTGVDELTDSTEVVEMEDVNPTQFQVEKHTWDGLRKIIHNSRKNTGMVINKAPHDFQFIHKDETSPHSHRIYYLGMPYASRENALLYSDIPKKVRKDALLVLSWKKMLDRFQASPHHGGISREEELLRERKRLGVSGITSYDYHRPSGLILFQANSSLYYCRDGGNNSFITSPMDPVEIKSQGSGTRMDPKICPGDPNFIGFVNNNDIWVTSIETGEERRLTFCHKGIDNPKEDPKSAGIATFVTQEEFDRFTGYWWSPAAREESDGGKTLQILYEEVDESEVEIIHVPSPALEERKTDIYRYPRAGSKNPDITLKIAEIRTDNLGKIVSTQEKELPVPFTSLFPGAEYITRAGWTKDGRYAWAVMMERRQQHLQLVLLPPAFFIPANQDEASRQKSLEALGDNVQPFIIYEETSDIWINVHDIFHPFIQTRDDEISFIAVNESKTCFCHLYKITTVLQQGSYNWAKGYTHSEDDFKCPVKEEVTITSGEWEVLANHGSKRSSSPQIWVDEAAKLVYFQGTKDSPLEHHLYVVSYDSPGEIVRLTKPGFSHSCSMSQTFDMFVSHYSSLTTAPCVHIYKLQGSDDDPLHKEPQFWASMMESSGSPFDCTPPEIFSFTGKSGFELYGMLYKPEKLVPGKKHPTVVFVYGGPQVQLVNNSYKGVKYLRLSTLAALGYAVLVIDGRGSCQRGLKFEGAVKDKMGQVEIEDQVEGLHYVADKYKFVDLSRVAIHGWSYGGFLSLMGLIHKPDSFKVAIAGAPVTLWMAYDTGYTERYLDTPEKNQKGYEACSVALHVDKLPTEPNRLLILHGFLDENVHFFHTNFLVSQLIRAGKPYNLQVYPNERHSIRCPESGEHYEITLLHFLQQNL; via the exons ATGAAGCAGGACAGAGACAACTGCCCTGAATGGGGCCGTCACTTCA GGTGTCAGGTGTGGTACGGGGTCGTTGAACGGTTAATGCACAGAGTAAAGAGGCTAAAAATTGAAGACAAAACAGAAGACAGCCAGGAAAG CATCAGACAGGCACTGGCAGGCATGACGGGGGTGGACGAGCTCACGGACAGCACGGAGGTGGTGGAGATGGAAGATGTGAATCCCACCCAGTTTCAGGTGGAGAAGCATACATGGGATGGCCTGCGGAAGATCATCCACAACAGCCGCAAGAACACAGGCATGGTTATCAACAAGGCGCCACATGACTTCCAGTTCATCCACAAGGATGAGACCAGTCCGCATTCCCATCGCATCTATTATCTTG GAATGCCTTACGCCAGTAGGGAAAATGCTCTACTCTACTCAGACATTCCCAAGAAGGTTCGCAAAGACGCtcttttggttttgtcatggaAAAAGATGCTTGATCGCTTTCAG GCCAGCCCTCACCACGGGGGCATCTCGCGAGAGGAAGAGCTGCTGCGGGAGAGGAAACGTTTGGGGGTGTCTGGCATCACCTCCTATGATTACCACCGACCCAGTGGCCTCATCTTGTTCCAGGCCAACAGCAGTCTGTACTACTGCCGTGACGGTGGAAACAACAGCTTCATT actTCTCCCATGGATCCTGTCGAGATTAAGAGCCAGGGTTCAGGCACACGCATGGACCCCAAAATCTGCCCCGGGGACCCCAACTTCATAGGCTTCGTCAACAACAACGACATTTGGGTGACGAGCATTGAGACGGGGGAAGAGAGGAGGCTCACCTTCTGCCATAAAG GCATTGACAACCCAAAAGAGGATCCCAAATCTGCCGGAATAGCCACTTTTGTCACGCAGGAAGAGTTTGACCGTTTCACTGGATACTGGTGGTCACCAGCTGCTCGTGAAG AATCAGATGGTGGTAAGACTCTGCAGATTCTGTATGAGGAGGTGGACGAGTCTGAGGTTGAGATCATTCATGTTCCATCTCCGGCCTTGGAGGAGCGCAAGACCGACATCTACAGATACCCACGCGCAg GCAGCAAGAATCCTGATATTACTCTCAAAATAGCAGAAATCAGGACCGACAATCTCGGCAAA ATTGTCAGCACACAGGAAAAGGAGTTGCCTGTTCCCTTCACTAGCCTGTTCCCTGGGGCCGAATACATTACCAGAGCCGGATGGACAAAAGACGGACGATA tGCTTGGGCAGTCATGATGGAGCGACGGCAGCAGCATCTCCAGTTGGTCCTACTGCCTCCAGCGTTCTTCATCCCTGCAAATCAGGACGAGGCCAGCAGGCAGAAGAGCCTGGAGGCCCTTGGAGACAATGTACAGCCCTTCATCATCTACGAAGAGACCAGCGACATCTGGATCAAT GTGCACGACATCTTCCACCCGTTCATCCAAACCAGGGATGATGAGATCAGCTTCATAGCAGTAAATGaatcaaaaacatgtttctgcCACCTGTATAAAATCACCACAGTGTTACAGCAGGGCAGCTACAACTGGGCCAAAGGCTACACACACTCTGAAG ATGATTTCAAATGTCCAGTCAAAGAGGAGGTGACCATAACAAGTGGGGAGTGGGAGGTGCTGGCCAATCACGGATCAAAG CGTTCGTCCAGTCCTCAGATTTGGGTGGACGAGGCAGCAAAGTTGGTTTACTTCCAGGGAACTAAAGACTCTCCTCTGGAGCACCACCTTTATGTTGTGAGCTACGACTCGCCAGGTGAAATCGTCCGACTCACCAAACCCGGCTTCTCCCACAGCTGCTCAATGAGTCAG ACCTTTGACATGTTTGTCAGCCATTACAGCAGCTTGACCACAGCACCCTGTGTGCATATCTACAAGCTACAGGGCTCAGACGATGACCCGCTGCACAAAGAGCCTCAGTTCTGGGCGAGCATGATGGAGTCCTCTG gTTCCCCTTTTGACTGCACTCCTCCAGAGATCTTTAGCTTCACTGGGAAGTCGGGCTTTGAGCTGTACGGCATGTTGTACAAACCAGAAAAATTGGTCCCTGGCAAGAAGCATCCCACCGTTGTCTTTGTCTACGGCGGTCCGCAG gTCCAGTTAGTGaataactcatataaaggaGTAAAGTACCTGCGGCTGAGCACGCTGGCGGCTCTGGGCTACGCTGTGCTGGTCATCGATGGACGAGGCTCCTGTCAGCGGGGACTGAAGTTTGAAGGAGCTGTGAAAGACAAAATG GGTCAGGTGGAGATTGAAGACCAGGTGGAGGGTTTGCACTACGTTGCAGACAAGTACAAGTTTGTGGACCTGAGTCGTGTTGCCATCCATGGCTGGTCGTACGGAGGCTTCCTCTCCCTTATGGGCCTCATCCACAAGCCTGATAGCTTCAAG GTTGCCATTGCAGGAGCTCCGGTGACGTTGTGGATGGCCTACGATACCGGCTACACTGAGCGATATTTGGACACGCCTGAGAAAAACCAGAAGGGATATGAGGCTTGTTCAGTCGCCCTGCATGTTGACAAACTCCCCACCGA GCCCAACAGATTGCTGATCCTGCATGGATTTCTAGATGAGAATGTGCACTTTTTCCACACCAACTTTTTGGTATCTCAACTCATCCGGGCAGGGAAGCCATACAACCTGCAG GTTTATCCCAACGAGCGGCACAGCATCCGATGTCCAGAGTCTGGAGAACATTATGAGATTACGCTGCTGCACTTCCTCCAACAAAACCTCTGA